TTCTTAACTGTCAGCGGTTGTTTGGTCACCTCGACAAGTGGCAAGGAAGGCGGGGTAGAGTCGGACACGGTTATCATCGGGCTCCGGTTGGAGGACACGGACGACATTTCCTTTATGGATAGGGGCTATCTACGGGTGAGTGAACGGTCTCGTGTCAAATTGAGGGTCTACGGGCAAAACATAAACAACGAGACCTGGTCCAAAATTGCATTTACGGAACACGAGCAGATCCGACCAGTCGGGGACATCGACAGTTTATCGGGGGACAACGGGAGCAAAGAGGATACATCCGCGCATCCCTGCGGTATTAGGACCTCGGATATAATCATCTTGCCCAACATCATTCTATGTCGCAGGACGTCGGGAGTAGTTGAAATCGAGGTCAAACCCCTTCGAAAAACCGAGAGGAGTAAATCGTATTACCTGTGCATCGCCACCTCGACACCTGCCCATCACGCCGCCGGCCTGCACGACCCATGGACCGAAAACACCTGGATTTACCACGACGGAGATGACACGAAAGTGATAGTTGTGGAGGAGAAGAGGTTTCTGCTCCCCTTCTGGCTTCAAGTcatctttatttccatgttgctgtgtctgtcaggcATGTTCAGCGGGTTGAACTTGGGACTGATGGCACTGGACCCAATGGAGCTCCAAATAGTTCAGAATTGTGGCACAGAGATGGAGAAGAATTATGCCAAAAAGATAGAGCCAGTTAGGAGCCAAGGGAATTACCTGCTTTGCTCACTTCTCCTAGGCAACGTGCTCGTCAATACAACTCTAACTATCTTATTTGATGATATTGCAGGTTCTGGGCTGATAGCTGTGGTGATGTCAACTATTGGAATTGTCATCTTTGGAGAGATTGTCCCTCAAGCCATATGCTCAAGACATGGCCTTGCCGTTGGAGCCAACACCATATTCCTCACCAAGTTTTTCATGCTGCTCACCTTCCCTGCTTCATACCCAGTGAGCAAACTTCTAGATTACCTTTTGGGCCAAGAGATAGGCACTGTGTACAACCGCGAGAAGCTTTTGGAGATGCTCAGAGTCACGGATCCTTACAATGATCTGGTCAAAGAGGAGTTGAACATCATTCAGGGCGCCTTGGAACTACGGACTAAGACTGTGGAGGACGTGATGACCCCGCTAAGAGATTGTTTTATGATTCCAGGTGATGCTATCCTCGACTTCAACACCATGTCTGAAATTATGGAGAGCGGCTACACGCGCATCCCCGTGTTCGAGGGCGAGAGGTCCAACATTGTGGATCTATTGTTCGTGAAGGACCTGGCGTTTGTCGACCCAGATGATTCTACGCCGCTGAAAACCATCACTAAGTTTTACAGCCATCAGCTGCATTTTGTGTTCAATGACACCAGGCTGGATGCCATGCTGGAGGAGTTCAAGAAAGGTGAGGGGGGGTTTCATTTCTATTGGCCCGACTGTACCCTGTCAATCAAATGATCATGCCATTTCAAGCTAAATGTGGGATGACTGTTCCATCATTGGCTTTCATTTGGCATGTCTATGGTCTAGGGATTCATTGCAAATGTGAGAATGGCGTTTCATCGGAACACAGACCGATGATATAATAACCTAGAGAGACACGTGTTGCTACTCATTAGTAAGCAGTCAATTCACCCTATTACATCTCCACTGTAGATTTCTATTCATATCAACATATTTATGGCATTTTATAGTTAGGGAAAACATCACAACCTTCAATCAGGGGGTATTTGCCTCTGGGAACAACACTGTCCCAGTTCCTTGACTGTACGTATAATGTCACACACTTGACATAATAATATCCAGATCAGATCTCCTACTATGATAATACTATGACATCATAGAGAGCTCGAAGACCATTTCCCCCTGGAAAATGGTCAAGTAATGTGTGTCTTACTGTCTAATAACAGGTTACTGTCATTTAAAACTTGACTGAGACACGTGAATGACCTCATAGCACGGATGGCCTGCTATGGCCTGTTGCTCCATCAGGAAGGGTGTCACAAAAGATCCCAgatacaataaaaagaaaagaggCGATGTGAGGTGGGGAGGAATGGTATCCTAAAGTAGCTGGCTGACATTCCTTGTCAGAGATGTAAGGGCATATTTGTTGTCACCTCTTGGGTCATTTCCTGCAAAGAAAAGCTGGGGAGGGGGAATGTTCATGTTATCTTTCACCATCACTTCCATTCCTCGTTAATGTTCACACGgttcccctcccactctctctttctctctagctctctctctctctctctcctctctctcctctctctctctctctctctctctctctctctctctctctccctctctctctctctcctctctctctctctctctctctctctctctctctcgctctctctctctctctctctctctctctctctctctctccttctctccttctccttctctctctctctctctctctccttctctctctcgctctctctctctctctctctccacctctctccccctctgtggtTTGTGACTTGCATTAGGAAATTCATTCATGGGAATGGTACAACCGTGTCAGTGCTAAGGTTATCAGGTGGGGGCATCTTGTTTGAGAACCTGCTTaaatcccctcctctccctactcTAAGTTGTGTGCATTGCCTCTGAATGATGGTGGTGTTTAACTCCCTTCGTCCTGCCCACTGGAATGCAGTCGTGTGAATAATGAATATCTCCTCTCTCTTAACACCCACAGAGTTACACTTTATGACATAGTTACTCTATTTGTAAAGTTTTCATTTTAAGGTGCGTTTTGGTTTCGTCACTGTCTAACACTGACaatcacacctgtctgttgatAGCAGGAACGATATACATTTTGATCAGGCAGCTTCTGTGCACACGGTTGTTAcgtcattacggttgttacatcattacggttgttacatcattacggttgttacaacattacggttgttacatcattacggttgttacatcattatggttgttacatcattacggttgctacgtcattacggttgttacaacATTACGGTTGCTAtgtcattacggttgttacatcattacggttgttacatcattacggttgttacatcattacggttgttacaacATTACGGTTGCTAtgtcattacggttgttacatcattatggttgttacatcattacggttgttacatcattacggttgttatatcattacggttgttacatcattacggttgttacatcaatACGGTTGTTACCTCATTACgtttgttacatcattacggttgttacatcattacggttgttacatcattacgtttgttacatcattacggttgttacatcattacggttgttacaacattacggttgttacaacattacggttgttacatcattacggttgttacctcattacggttgttacatcattaggGTTGTTACGTCATTACGGTTGCTAcgtcattacggttgttacatcattacggttgttacatcattacggttgttatatcattacggttgttacatcattatggttgttacatcaatacggttgttacatcattacggttgttacatcattacggttgttacatcattacggttgttacatcattacagttgttacatcattacggttgtttaATAATTACGTTttttacatcattacggttgttacaacattacggttgttacatcagtacggttgttacatcattacggttgttacatcattacggttgttcatcattacggttgttacatcattacggttgttacaacATTACGGTTGCTATGTCATTAcagttgttacatcattacggttgttacatcattacggttgttacatcattacagttgttacatcattacggttgtttaATAATTACGTTTTTTACATCATTACGTTttttacatcattacggttgttacatcattacacTTTTTACGTCATTATgtttgttacatcattacggttgttacatcattacggtttttacatcattatggttgttacatcattatggttgttacatcattacggttgttacatcactatggttgTTATATCATTACTTTTTTTACATCACTACGGTTGTTATATCATGAATTTTTTTACATCATTACGGTTCTTACATTACTACGGTTGTTACAtcagtacattttttacatcattacggttgttacattaCTACGGTTGGTACATCAGTAAATTTTTTACATTACTACTGTTGTTACATCAGTACATTTTTTACTTCAttatggttgttacatcattacggttgttacatcattatggttgttacatcattacggttgtttaATAATTCCGTTTTTTACATCATTACGGTTTTTACATCATTATGgttgttacatcactatggttgttacatcattacggttgttacatcactACGGTTGTTATATCATTACATTTTTTATATCACTACGGTTGTTATATCAGTAAATTttttacatcattacggttgttacatcactACGGTTGTTATATCATTATGGTTGTTActtcattacggttgttacatcataATTTTTTTTACACCATTATGGTTTTTACATCAttatggttgttacatcattacggttgttacatcattacagttgttacatcattacattTTTTACACCATTACGGTTTTTACATCATTATggctgttacatcattacggttgttacatcattattgTTGTTACACCATTATGTTTTTACATCATTATGGTTGTTATATCATTAATTTTTTACATCAttatggttgttacatcattacggttgttacatcattacattttttacatcattatggttgttacatcattacggttgctacgtcattacggttgttacatcattacggttgttacatcattacggttgttatatcattacggttgttacatcattatggttgttacatcattacgtttgttacatcattacggttgttacatcattacggttgttacaacattacggttgttacatcattacggttgttacatcattacggttgttacgtCATTGCAGTTGCTAcgtcattacggttgttacatcattacggttgtaacatcattacggttgttatatcattacggttgttacatcattacggttgttacatcaatacggttgttacatcattatgtttgttacatcattacggttgttacatcattacggttgttacatcattacggttgttacatcattacggttgttacatcattacggttgttacaacATTACGGTTGCTAtgtcattacggttgttacatcattacggttgttacatcattacggttgttacatcattacggttgttacaacATTACGGGTGCTAtgtcattacggttgttacatcattatggttgttacatcattacggttgttacatcattacggttgttatatcattacggttgttacatcattacggttgttacatcattacgtttgttacatcattacggttgttacatcattacggttgttacatcattacgtttgttacatcattacggttgttacatcattacggttgttacaacattacggttgttacatcattacggttgttaccccattacggttgttacatcattaggGTTGTTACGTCATTACGGTTGCTAcgtcattacggttgttacatcattacggttgttacatcattacggttgttacatcattacggttgttacaacATTACGGTTGCTAtgtcattacggttgttacatcattacggttgttacatcattacggttgttacatcattacagttgttacatcattacggttgtttaATAATTACGTTttttacatcattacggttgttacaacattacggttgttacatcagtacggttgttacatcattacggttgttacatcattacggttgttcatcattacggttgttacatcattacggttgttacaacATTACAGTTGCTAAATCAgtacggttgttacatcattacggttgttacatcattacggttgttacatcattacagttgttacatcattacggttgtttaATAATTACGTTTTTTACATCATTACGTTttttacatcattacggttgttacatcattacacTTTTTACATCATTATGTTTGTTACATCActacggttgttacatcattacggtttttacatcattatggttgttacatcattacggttgttacatcactatggttgTTATATCATTACTTTTTTTACATCACTACGGTTGTTATATCATTAATTTTTACATCATTACGGTTCTTACATTACTACGGTTGTTACAtcagtacattttttacatcattacggttgttacattactacggttggtacatcagtacattttttacattacTACGGTTGTTACATCAGTACATTTTTTACTTCAttatggttgttacatcattacggttgttacatcattatggttgttacatcattacggttgtttaATAATTCAGTTTTTTACATCATTACGGTTTTTACATCATTATGgttgttacatcactatggttgttacatcattacggttgttacatcactACGGTTGTTATATCATTACATTTTTTATATCACTACGGTTGTTATATcattacatttattacatcattacggttgttacatcactACGGTTGTTACATCAGTAAATTttttacatcattacggttgttacatcactACGGTTGTTATATTATTATGGTTGTTActtcattacggttgttacatcattacattTTTTACACCATTATGGTTTTTACATCAttatggttgttacatcattacggttgttacatcattacagttgttacatcattacattTTTTACACCATTACGGTTTTACATCATTATTGTTGTTACACCATTATGTTTTTACATCAttatggttgttacatcattacattttttacatcattatggttgttacatcattgcggttgttacatcattacattttttacatcattatggttgttacatcattacggttgttacatcattacagttgttacACCATTACATTTTTTACACCATTACGGTTTTTACATCAttatggttgttacatcattacggttgttacatcattacagttgttacATCATTATTGTTGTTACACCATTATGTTTTTACATCAttatggttgttacatcattacggttgttacatcattacagttgttacatcattatggttgttacatcattatggttgttacatcatcacggttgttacatcattacggttgttacatcattacggttgttacatcattattgttgttacatcattacagttgttacACCATTACATTTTTTACACCATTACGGTTTtgacatcattacggttgttacatcattacggttgttacatcattatggttgttacatcattacggttgttacatcattacgtttgttacatcattatggttgttacatcattatggttgttacatcattacggttgtgaTATGActacggttgttacatcattacggttgttacatcattacgttTGTTATATCATTACATTTTTTACACCAtcacggttgttacatcattacggttgttacatcattacggttttAAATCATTAttgttgttacatcattatggttgttacatcattacggttgttacatcattacggttgttacatcattacggttgttacatcattatggttgttacatcattatggttgtCACATCATTACGGTTGTGATATCACTAcagttgttacatcattacggctgttacatcattacggttgttacatcattacggttgttacatcattacgttTGTCATATCATTACATTTTTTACaccattacggttgttacatcattacggttgttacatcattactgTTGTTACACCAttatggttgttacatcattatggttgtTACATTATTAcggctgttacatcattatgttTGTTgtatcattacggttgttacatcattacggttgttatatgattacggttgttacatcattacggtttttacatcattatggttgttacatcattatggtaGTTACATCATTAAGTTTTTATATCAttatggttgttacatcattatggttgttacatcattaagtTTTTATATCAttatggttgttacatcattatggttgttacatcattacggttgttacatcattatggttgttacatcattatggttgttacaccattacggttgttacatcattatggttgttacatcattatggttgttacatcattatggttgttacatcattacggttgttacatcattatggttgttacatcattacggttgttacatcattatggttgttacatcattatggttgttacatcattatggttgttacatcattatggttgttacatcattatggttgttacatcattatggttgttacatcattacggttgttacatcattatggttgttacatcattacggttgttacatcattatggttgttacatcattacggttgttacatcattacggttgttacatcattatggttgttacatcattatggttgttacatcattaagtTTTTATATCATTATGGTTTTTACATCAttatggttgttacatcattaagtttttacatcattatggttgttacatcattatggttgttacatcattatggttgttacatcattatggtaGTTACATCATTAAGTTTTTATATCAttatggttgttacatcattatggttgttacatcattaagtTTTTATATCAttatggttgttacatcattaagtTTTTATATCAttatggttgttacatcattatggttgttacatcattaagtTGTTATATCAttatggttgttacatcattatggttgttacatcattatggttgttacatcattatggttgttacatcattatggttgttacatcattatggttgttacatcattatggtttttacatcattacggttgttacatcattatggtttTTACATCATTAAGTTTTtatatcattacggttgttacatcattacgagGCTTGAAGAAGACTACTTACACTTTGTGGCCTATCATACATACTTAACTTTAAGACTGGTTGTGACCATGTTCATCTAGTCAATATGACTATGATTTCCCTGAACTCCCTGAACTTTCCCTGAAATAATATCAATTAGGCATTTTATATTAATTATTCAATCGCTACAGTGTTTGTTTTGGTTTATTGTAAAGTCCGGTTAATGAGAAGGAAATGAATGGAAAAAATAACTGTGCTTGTCATAGTAGCCTTGTTTGAAGCCTTGTTCGAAGGCTAATGTATAATATGTTACATATTATGCATATTCATTAATTTGGTCACATTCATTTGAAGGTTTCTGTCAGTGTTGAAAATCTTTACAGAAACCATGGTGTGATTACTTCAAATGAGGTTTGATTGGATATGATTAGCAGACTAGAAGgtggtcagaacagaacagcagctGCATTGATAATCTTATGTATTGTAGGATATTGCTGACCTATGGCCAGTCCTTTAGACATCATCAGTGATCCCAGAACATGACCTGTAAAACCCCCATTATCTACCACCACAGCTTCAGTTTTAAACTCCAGCTTCACACAGCTGAAAATGCTATATTTTtgcttatggaaaatatatttcacagcggtttagatggtttaGAGGGTACAGTGATTCTCTACGCGattcttgcttgttttgtcacaaactgaaattaggcgaccTATTAGacttttagcaaccaggaaatggcggagcgatttctgcattgtGCATCTTTAAGAACTGGAAGCATAGAAATTGCGCCCCATAGAACAGATCTgtcacttcttagacttgctttcaatgagaatgacagatctataactccaATTTCTGTGTGAATTTGTTTGTATATTTGGTTATATATTGCCGTTTTAAAGCTCTAGATAAAACCTTTTTGTAGATTGTACATATAGGTAAGGTACGTCAGACTAAACCCTAGTCCTCCAGGTTCCAGCCTCCCAGCAAGGCAACGAGGCCAGGTGCCAGTATGGTCTTTGGGTTCCTGTTCTTGGCTCTGCTCCAGAGGGAACTCGCCTTCCTTCCGTCCAACCTCTGGAGCGGTTGTAAATCCTGAGGAAGGGAGGTCAAAGTTTCTCGTCAATCTGCCTCTAGTCACGGCACCACACTCGGTTCAAAGTGCTTTGTATTGTAAGTCAGTGTTAATTAATTTGACTGCCTCTTGTGGAGCTGGTTGCTGCACAGCCGTCTGAAGTTGGGTTGAAGAACGAAAGAAAAAAGCCTCCCGCCACATCTGCTCCAACAGCTACGTACTTTAGAGATACACTGAGTGGAAAAAACAtttagaacacctgctctttccatgacagactgaccaggtgaatccaggtgaaagctatgatcccttatggatgtcacttgttatatccacttcagtcagtgtatgtgaaagggaggagacaggttaaaatatgatttttaagccttgagacaattgagatatggattgtgtatgtgtgccattcagagggtgaatgggcaagacaaaaggttcaaatgcctttgaatggggtatggtagtaggtgccaggtgcactggtttgtgtcaagaactccactgttgctgggtttttccacgctcaaccgtttcccttgtgtatcaagaacggtccgcCATCcagaggacatccagccaatttgaccgaactgtgggaagcattggagtcaacatgggtcagcatccctgtggaacgcttttgacaccttgtagagtccatgcctcaacGTATTGAGGTGTTCTGAGGGCGGGGGTGTGGGGGGTGCAACACAAtcttaggaaggtgttcctaatgtttggtatactcagtgtaaagcACACAAAAAGCGTAATTAGTTTGACTTTTGAACTCAGGTTTTTGAGGATTCTGAATTAGCCGTTTCTTGCTGGCTCTGTTTGTGGTTGAAGAGGAGGCTTTCACTTTCTGCACTGCAACTGTGAAGTAAACCAGCTTCCACCTGAAAAAAAACTGTGGCGGCAGTTCTTAATACTATGCCCCCATGCTAAGGTTCAGGTTGGTGGCTTGACCTAAGCCACTATCGTCATCCTAGACCTTTAAATCGAGACAGACAACCCCTTGGAAACTTCTGAACCCCTTTGTTAGTTTCTGTCGGATTGCAACAATTCGTGACAATTAGCGACTAGTATTGACAGTGACAATTAGCGACAATTAGAGACTACTAGCCATACAGGAGATTAGGTGGTCAAGCAGCAGGAGTAGTGTGTTAATGAGTGGGTCAACGTGTTCCCTTTGGGATGAACCCAAGTAGCACACACAGAATGGGGCCAATCACACTCACGTCCAGTCTTGttttttgaacaaattaatgtcACTCACTTGTTGCACCCACTTTGTTGCAGCCCCTTTAAGTTTTACTAGTATTATGTTGGCATATTTCATAGACACATGACATATTTAAAAAGGTCGATTGAGGTTCGCCTTCTGCTTGTGTTTTgaatcacatgcacacacacacacacacacacacacatgcacacacgcacacacacacacacacacacacgcacacacacacatgcacacacgcacacacgcacacacacgcacacacacacacacacacacacacacacacacac
This genomic window from Oncorhynchus kisutch isolate 150728-3 linkage group LG20, Okis_V2, whole genome shotgun sequence contains:
- the LOC109883906 gene encoding metal transporter CNNM2 isoform X2 translates to MAEPSAPVPSAKMASLSRVRALTMIFLTVSGCLVTSTSGKEGGVESDTVIIGLRLEDTDDISFMDRGYLRVSERSRVKLRVYGQNINNETWSKIAFTEHEQIRPVGDIDSLSGDNGSKEDTSAHPCGIRTSDIIILPNIILCRRTSGVVEIEVKPLRKTERSKSYYLCIATSTPAHHAAGLHDPWTENTWIYHDGDDTKVIVVEEKRFLLPFWLQVIFISMLLCLSGMFSGLNLGLMALDPMELQIVQNCGTEMEKNYAKKIEPVRSQGNYLLCSLLLGNVLVNTTLTILFDDIAGSGLIAVVMSTIGIVIFGEIVPQAICSRHGLAVGANTIFLTKFFMLLTFPASYPVSKLLDYLLGQEIGTVYNREKLLEMLRVTDPYNDLVKEELNIIQGALELRTKTVEDVMTPLRDCFMIPGDAILDFNTMSEIMESGYTRIPVFEGERSNIVDLLFVKDLAFVDPDDSTPLKTITKFYSHQLHFVFNDTRLDAMLEEFKKGKSHLAIVQRVNNEGEGDPFYEVLGIVTLEDIIEEIIKSEILDETDLYTDNKTKKKITHRERKQDFSAFKPNDSEMKVKISPQLLLATLRYLATEVESFGPVQMSEKILLRLLKHPNVIQELKYDEKNKRAPEHYLFHRNKPVDYFILILQGKVEVEAGKEGMKFEAGAFSSYGMMALTTSPVPLSLSRTFVVSRAESLAGSPENKSPPRPFGLNHSDSLNRSDRIDAITPTLGSSNNQLNAFLQIYMPDYSVRAVSDLQYIKVTRQQYQNALMASRMDKTPQSMDSEFTKIELTLTTELHDGGGGGVLETPAMAHHETASLLNLNTQPQNCLAHRVNHTAHNEGPI
- the LOC109883906 gene encoding metal transporter CNNM2 isoform X1; its protein translation is MAEPSAPVPSAKMASLSRVRALTMIFLTVSGCLVTSTSGKEGGVESDTVIIGLRLEDTDDISFMDRGYLRVSERSRVKLRVYGQNINNETWSKIAFTEHEQIRPVGDIDSLSGDNGSKEDTSAHPCGIRTSDIIILPNIILCRRTSGVVEIEVKPLRKTERSKSYYLCIATSTPAHHAAGLHDPWTENTWIYHDGDDTKVIVVEEKRFLLPFWLQVIFISMLLCLSGMFSGLNLGLMALDPMELQIVQNCGTEMEKNYAKKIEPVRSQGNYLLCSLLLGNVLVNTTLTILFDDIAGSGLIAVVMSTIGIVIFGEIVPQAICSRHGLAVGANTIFLTKFFMLLTFPASYPVSKLLDYLLGQEIGTVYNREKLLEMLRVTDPYNDLVKEELNIIQGALELRTKTVEDVMTPLRDCFMIPGDAILDFNTMSEIMESGYTRIPVFEGERSNIVDLLFVKDLAFVDPDDSTPLKTITKFYSHQLHFVFNDTRLDAMLEEFKKGKSHLAIVQRVNNEGEGDPFYEVLGIVTLEDIIEEIIKSEILDETDLYTDNKTKKKITHRERKQDFSAFKPNDSEMKVKISPQLLLATLRYLATEVESFGPVQMSEKILLRLLKHPNVIQELKYDEKNKRAPEHYLFHRNKPVDYFILILQGKVEVEAGKEGMKFEAGAFSSYGMMALTTSPDPLSMCLDGTLVVFQDTVYDENKSPPRPFGLNHSDSLNRSDRIDAITPTLGSSNNQLNAFLQIYMPDYSVRAVSDLQYIKVTRQQYQNALMASRMDKTPQSMDSEFTKIELTLTTELHDGGGGGVLETPAMAHHETASLLNLNTQPQNCLAHRVNHTAHNEGPI